In Raphanus sativus cultivar WK10039 chromosome 5, ASM80110v3, whole genome shotgun sequence, the following proteins share a genomic window:
- the LOC108857404 gene encoding inositol hexakisphosphate and diphosphoinositol-pentakisphosphate kinase VIP1 isoform X2 — MEVEEGASVVGGGGGGKIKVGVCVMEKKVLSSPMGQILDRLESFGEFEILHFGDKVILEDPIESWPICDCLIAFHSSGYPLEKAQAYAALRKPFLVNELDPQYLLHDRRKVYEHLEMYGIPVPRYACVNRKVPNEEIDYFVEEEDFVEVNGKRFWKPFVEKPVNGDDHSIMIYYPSSAGGGMKELFRKIGNRSSEFHPEVRRVRREGSFIYEEFMPTGGTDVKVYTVGPEYAHAEARKSPVVDGVVMRNTDGKEVRYPVLLTPAEKQMARQLCIAFRQAVCGFDLLRSEGCSYVCDVNGWSFVKNSYKYYDDAACVLRKMCLDAKAPHLSLTLPPTFPWKINKPVKPNEGLTRHGSGQSEELRCVIAVIRHGDRTPKQKVKLKVTEEKLLNLMLKYNGGKPRAETKLKSAVQLQDLLDATRMLVPRTRPGRESDSDPEDLEHAEKLRQVKAVLEEGGHFSGIYRKVQLKPLKWDGEGEEERPVEALMILKYGGVLTHAGRKQAEELGRFFRYNMYPGEGTGLLRLHSTYRHDLKIYSSDEGRVQMSAAAFAKGLLDLEGQLTPILVSLVSKDSSMLDGLDTASTEMEAAKARLNEIVTCGKKMINEYGSSEEFPWMTDGAGVPPNAHELLHELVKLTKNVTEQVRILAMDEKENLTEPYDMYDQAKALGKTNIDSDRIASGLPCGNEGFLLMFARWIKLARDLYNERKDRFDITQIPDVYDSCKYDMLHNSHLGLKGLDELFRVAQLLADGVIPNEYGINPQQKLKIGSKVARRLMGKILIDLRNTREEAMNVAELKEQQVTLCATKKQQDKNSPPKLFINRDDLRRPGTGDKDEDDDDKETKYRLDPKYANVKTPERHVRTRLYFTSESHIHSLMNVLRYCNLDESLQGEESLICQNALERLCKTKELDYMSYIVLRLFENTEVSLEDPMRFRIELTFSRGADLSPLEEENNEDEAESLLREHTLPIMGPERLQEIGSCLTLETMEKMVRPFAMPPEDFPPASAPVGFSGYFSKSAAVLERLVKLFHSYKHSSSNGKS; from the exons ATGGAAGTAGAAGAAGGAGCAAGTgttgttggtggtggtggtggtgggaaGATAAAGGTTGGAGTCTGCGTCATGGAAAAGAAG GTCCTCTCAAGTCCCATGGGGCAAATTCTGGACAGACTGGAGTCGTTTGGTGAATTTGAG ATTTTACATTTTGGGGATAAAGTCATACTTGAAGATCCAATAGAAAG CTGGCCCATTTGTGATTGCTTGATTGCTTTCCATTCCTCTGGATATCCTCTTGAAAAGGCTCAGGCATATGCTGCTTTAAGAAA GCCATTTTTAGTGAATGAACTAGATCCACAGTATCTTCTTCATGATCGCCGCAAGGTGTATGAG CATCTTGAGATGTATGGCATTCCAGTTCCGAGGTATGCTTGTGTCAACAGAAAGGTACCAAATGAAGAAATAGATTATTTTGTCGAGGAAGAAGATTTTGTTGAGGTTAATGGTAAACGCTTCTGGAAGCCATTTGTGGAAAAGCCTGTCAATG GAGATGATCATAGTATCATGATATACTACCCTAGCTCTGCAGGTGGAGGCATGAAAGAATTGTTCCGCAAG ATTGGGAACAGATCAAGTGAGTTTCATCCTGAAGTCAGAAGAGTAAGGAGAGAGGGTTCCTTTATATATGAGGAGTTTATGCCCACTGGAGGAACTGATGTCAAG GTGTACACAGTGGGTCCTGAATACGCACATGCTGAAGCAAGAAAGTCGCCTGTTGTTGATGGTGTTGTTATGAGAAATACTGATGGCAAGGAA GTGAGATATCCAGTGTTGCTTACACCTGCAGAAAAGCAAATGGCTAGACAACTTTGCATTGCATTTAGGCAAGCG GTGTGTGGGTTTGATCTTCTACGATCTGAGGGATGTTCATATGTTTGTGATGTAAATGGATGGAGTTTTGTCAAGAACTCTTACAA GTATTACGACGATGCTGCTTGTGTGCTAAGAAAAATGTGTTTGGATGCAAAGGCTCCACATCTTTCATTGACTCTTCCTCCAACTTTTCCATGGAAGATCAATAAACCTGTAAAACCTAATGAAGGACTAACTCGCCATGGCAGTGGGCAGTCAGAAGAGCTACGTTGTGTTATTGCTGTTATTCGACA TGGCGATCGAACTCCAAAACAAAAGGTGAAACTAAAAGTTACAGAGGAGAAACTGTTAAACCTGATGCTGAAGTACAATGGTGGAAAGCCAAGAGCtgag ACAAAACTTAAAAGTGCCGTCCAGTTACAAGACTTATTAGATGCCACAAGAATGTTAGTTCCCCGTACAAG aCCAGGTCGTGAGAGTGATAGTGATCCAGAAGACCTTGAACATGCTGAGAAGCTTCGGCAAGTTAAAGCAGTTCTTGAAGAG GGTGGACATTTCTCTGGAATATACAGGAAGGTTCAACTGAAGCCGCTGAAGTGGGAtggtgaaggagaagaagaaagacccGTAGAGGCCCTTATGATTCTGAAATACGGTGGTGTTCTAACACACGCTGGCAGAAAACAG GCAGAAGAACTTGGTAGATTCTTCCGATACAATATGTATCCAGGTGAAGGGACTGGTTTGCTTCGTCTCCATAGTACATACCGTCATGACCTTAAAATCTACAGCTCTGACGAGGGACGTGTTCAG ATGTCTGCAGCTGCTTTTGCTAAAGGCCTACTTGACCTAGAAGGACAGCTAACACCAATCCTG GTTTCTTTGGTTAGCAAGGACTCTTCCATGTTGGATGGTCTTGATACTGCCAGCACTGAAATGGAAGCGGCTAAG GCTAGATTGAATGAGATTGTAACGTGTGGCAAAAAGATGATCAATGAGTACGGCTCCTCTGAAGAATTCCCTTGGATGACTGATGGAGCTGGAGTTCCTCCCAATGCTCATGAACTCCTCCATGAATTG GTGAAATTGACCAAGAATGTGACTGAACAAGTAAGAATACTTGCAATGGATGAGAAGGAGAACCTCACTGAGCCATATGATATGTATGATCAAGCAAAGGCTCTTGGAAAGACAAACATTGACAGTGATAGGATTGCTTCTGGATTACCATGCGGTAATGAAGGGTTCCTTCTTATGTTTGCTCGATGGATTAAACTCGCAAGGGATCTCTATAATGAAAGAAAAGA CCGTTTTGACATCACGCAGATTCCGGATGTTTATGACTCATGCAA GTACGACATGCTGCATAATTCCCATCTAGGTCTAAAAGGACTAGATGAACTTTTCAGAGTTGCACAG TTGCTTGCAGATGGTGTCATCCCAAATGAGTATGGAATCAACCCGCAACAGAAACTTAAAATCGGTTCAAAG gtcGCTAGGCGCTTAATGGGGAAAATCTTGATAGACTTGAGGAATACTCGAGAAGAAGCAATGAATGTTGCTGAACTGAAAGAACAACAAGTCACATTATGTGCCACCAAAAAGCAACAAGACAAGAACAGTCCACCAAAGCTTTTTATCAATAGAGATGATTTGAGACGACCTGGCACAGGCGATaaggatgaagatgatgatgataaagaaaCCAAATACCGATTAGATCCTAA GTATGCAAATGTCAAGACACCTGAACGTCATGTTAGGACTAGACTCTACTTCACATCT GAATCGCATATTCATTCGCTGATGAACGTACTTAGATACTGTAACCTGGACGAATCACTTCAAGGGGAGGAGAGTCTCATCTGCCAGAACGCACTGGAACGTCTTTGCAAAACAAAAGAACTCGATTACATGAGCTACATTGTCCTAAGGCTCTTTGAAAACACCGAG GTATCACTCGAAGATCCCATGAGATTCCGCATTGAACTTACATTCAGCCGTGGAGCTGATTTGTCTCCCTTAGAGGAGGAG aacaatgAGGACGAGGCAGAGTCATTGCTGAGGGAACACACGCTTCCAATAATGGGACCAGAGAGGCTTCAAGAAATTGGTTCATGTTTAACACTGGAGACTATGGAAAAAATGGTTCGACCTTTTGCTATGCCCCCTGAAGACTTCCCTCCTGCTTCGGCTCCGGTTGGTTTCTCCGGTTACTTCTCCAAAAGCGCTGCAGTGCTCGAGCGTCTAGTTAAACTCTTCCACAGCTACAAACACTCTTCTTCTAATGGAAAAAGCTGA
- the LOC108857404 gene encoding inositol hexakisphosphate and diphosphoinositol-pentakisphosphate kinase VIP1 isoform X1 has protein sequence MEVEEGASVVGGGGGGKIKVGVCVMEKKVKCGSEVLSSPMGQILDRLESFGEFEILHFGDKVILEDPIESWPICDCLIAFHSSGYPLEKAQAYAALRKPFLVNELDPQYLLHDRRKVYEHLEMYGIPVPRYACVNRKVPNEEIDYFVEEEDFVEVNGKRFWKPFVEKPVNGDDHSIMIYYPSSAGGGMKELFRKIGNRSSEFHPEVRRVRREGSFIYEEFMPTGGTDVKVYTVGPEYAHAEARKSPVVDGVVMRNTDGKEVRYPVLLTPAEKQMARQLCIAFRQAVCGFDLLRSEGCSYVCDVNGWSFVKNSYKYYDDAACVLRKMCLDAKAPHLSLTLPPTFPWKINKPVKPNEGLTRHGSGQSEELRCVIAVIRHGDRTPKQKVKLKVTEEKLLNLMLKYNGGKPRAETKLKSAVQLQDLLDATRMLVPRTRPGRESDSDPEDLEHAEKLRQVKAVLEEGGHFSGIYRKVQLKPLKWDGEGEEERPVEALMILKYGGVLTHAGRKQAEELGRFFRYNMYPGEGTGLLRLHSTYRHDLKIYSSDEGRVQMSAAAFAKGLLDLEGQLTPILVSLVSKDSSMLDGLDTASTEMEAAKARLNEIVTCGKKMINEYGSSEEFPWMTDGAGVPPNAHELLHELVKLTKNVTEQVRILAMDEKENLTEPYDMYDQAKALGKTNIDSDRIASGLPCGNEGFLLMFARWIKLARDLYNERKDRFDITQIPDVYDSCKYDMLHNSHLGLKGLDELFRVAQLLADGVIPNEYGINPQQKLKIGSKVARRLMGKILIDLRNTREEAMNVAELKEQQVTLCATKKQQDKNSPPKLFINRDDLRRPGTGDKDEDDDDKETKYRLDPKYANVKTPERHVRTRLYFTSESHIHSLMNVLRYCNLDESLQGEESLICQNALERLCKTKELDYMSYIVLRLFENTEVSLEDPMRFRIELTFSRGADLSPLEEENNEDEAESLLREHTLPIMGPERLQEIGSCLTLETMEKMVRPFAMPPEDFPPASAPVGFSGYFSKSAAVLERLVKLFHSYKHSSSNGKS, from the exons ATGGAAGTAGAAGAAGGAGCAAGTgttgttggtggtggtggtggtgggaaGATAAAGGTTGGAGTCTGCGTCATGGAAAAGAAGGTGAAATGTGGCTCCGAG GTCCTCTCAAGTCCCATGGGGCAAATTCTGGACAGACTGGAGTCGTTTGGTGAATTTGAG ATTTTACATTTTGGGGATAAAGTCATACTTGAAGATCCAATAGAAAG CTGGCCCATTTGTGATTGCTTGATTGCTTTCCATTCCTCTGGATATCCTCTTGAAAAGGCTCAGGCATATGCTGCTTTAAGAAA GCCATTTTTAGTGAATGAACTAGATCCACAGTATCTTCTTCATGATCGCCGCAAGGTGTATGAG CATCTTGAGATGTATGGCATTCCAGTTCCGAGGTATGCTTGTGTCAACAGAAAGGTACCAAATGAAGAAATAGATTATTTTGTCGAGGAAGAAGATTTTGTTGAGGTTAATGGTAAACGCTTCTGGAAGCCATTTGTGGAAAAGCCTGTCAATG GAGATGATCATAGTATCATGATATACTACCCTAGCTCTGCAGGTGGAGGCATGAAAGAATTGTTCCGCAAG ATTGGGAACAGATCAAGTGAGTTTCATCCTGAAGTCAGAAGAGTAAGGAGAGAGGGTTCCTTTATATATGAGGAGTTTATGCCCACTGGAGGAACTGATGTCAAG GTGTACACAGTGGGTCCTGAATACGCACATGCTGAAGCAAGAAAGTCGCCTGTTGTTGATGGTGTTGTTATGAGAAATACTGATGGCAAGGAA GTGAGATATCCAGTGTTGCTTACACCTGCAGAAAAGCAAATGGCTAGACAACTTTGCATTGCATTTAGGCAAGCG GTGTGTGGGTTTGATCTTCTACGATCTGAGGGATGTTCATATGTTTGTGATGTAAATGGATGGAGTTTTGTCAAGAACTCTTACAA GTATTACGACGATGCTGCTTGTGTGCTAAGAAAAATGTGTTTGGATGCAAAGGCTCCACATCTTTCATTGACTCTTCCTCCAACTTTTCCATGGAAGATCAATAAACCTGTAAAACCTAATGAAGGACTAACTCGCCATGGCAGTGGGCAGTCAGAAGAGCTACGTTGTGTTATTGCTGTTATTCGACA TGGCGATCGAACTCCAAAACAAAAGGTGAAACTAAAAGTTACAGAGGAGAAACTGTTAAACCTGATGCTGAAGTACAATGGTGGAAAGCCAAGAGCtgag ACAAAACTTAAAAGTGCCGTCCAGTTACAAGACTTATTAGATGCCACAAGAATGTTAGTTCCCCGTACAAG aCCAGGTCGTGAGAGTGATAGTGATCCAGAAGACCTTGAACATGCTGAGAAGCTTCGGCAAGTTAAAGCAGTTCTTGAAGAG GGTGGACATTTCTCTGGAATATACAGGAAGGTTCAACTGAAGCCGCTGAAGTGGGAtggtgaaggagaagaagaaagacccGTAGAGGCCCTTATGATTCTGAAATACGGTGGTGTTCTAACACACGCTGGCAGAAAACAG GCAGAAGAACTTGGTAGATTCTTCCGATACAATATGTATCCAGGTGAAGGGACTGGTTTGCTTCGTCTCCATAGTACATACCGTCATGACCTTAAAATCTACAGCTCTGACGAGGGACGTGTTCAG ATGTCTGCAGCTGCTTTTGCTAAAGGCCTACTTGACCTAGAAGGACAGCTAACACCAATCCTG GTTTCTTTGGTTAGCAAGGACTCTTCCATGTTGGATGGTCTTGATACTGCCAGCACTGAAATGGAAGCGGCTAAG GCTAGATTGAATGAGATTGTAACGTGTGGCAAAAAGATGATCAATGAGTACGGCTCCTCTGAAGAATTCCCTTGGATGACTGATGGAGCTGGAGTTCCTCCCAATGCTCATGAACTCCTCCATGAATTG GTGAAATTGACCAAGAATGTGACTGAACAAGTAAGAATACTTGCAATGGATGAGAAGGAGAACCTCACTGAGCCATATGATATGTATGATCAAGCAAAGGCTCTTGGAAAGACAAACATTGACAGTGATAGGATTGCTTCTGGATTACCATGCGGTAATGAAGGGTTCCTTCTTATGTTTGCTCGATGGATTAAACTCGCAAGGGATCTCTATAATGAAAGAAAAGA CCGTTTTGACATCACGCAGATTCCGGATGTTTATGACTCATGCAA GTACGACATGCTGCATAATTCCCATCTAGGTCTAAAAGGACTAGATGAACTTTTCAGAGTTGCACAG TTGCTTGCAGATGGTGTCATCCCAAATGAGTATGGAATCAACCCGCAACAGAAACTTAAAATCGGTTCAAAG gtcGCTAGGCGCTTAATGGGGAAAATCTTGATAGACTTGAGGAATACTCGAGAAGAAGCAATGAATGTTGCTGAACTGAAAGAACAACAAGTCACATTATGTGCCACCAAAAAGCAACAAGACAAGAACAGTCCACCAAAGCTTTTTATCAATAGAGATGATTTGAGACGACCTGGCACAGGCGATaaggatgaagatgatgatgataaagaaaCCAAATACCGATTAGATCCTAA GTATGCAAATGTCAAGACACCTGAACGTCATGTTAGGACTAGACTCTACTTCACATCT GAATCGCATATTCATTCGCTGATGAACGTACTTAGATACTGTAACCTGGACGAATCACTTCAAGGGGAGGAGAGTCTCATCTGCCAGAACGCACTGGAACGTCTTTGCAAAACAAAAGAACTCGATTACATGAGCTACATTGTCCTAAGGCTCTTTGAAAACACCGAG GTATCACTCGAAGATCCCATGAGATTCCGCATTGAACTTACATTCAGCCGTGGAGCTGATTTGTCTCCCTTAGAGGAGGAG aacaatgAGGACGAGGCAGAGTCATTGCTGAGGGAACACACGCTTCCAATAATGGGACCAGAGAGGCTTCAAGAAATTGGTTCATGTTTAACACTGGAGACTATGGAAAAAATGGTTCGACCTTTTGCTATGCCCCCTGAAGACTTCCCTCCTGCTTCGGCTCCGGTTGGTTTCTCCGGTTACTTCTCCAAAAGCGCTGCAGTGCTCGAGCGTCTAGTTAAACTCTTCCACAGCTACAAACACTCTTCTTCTAATGGAAAAAGCTGA
- the LOC108857404 gene encoding inositol hexakisphosphate and diphosphoinositol-pentakisphosphate kinase VIP1 isoform X3: MYGIPVPRYACVNRKVPNEEIDYFVEEEDFVEVNGKRFWKPFVEKPVNGDDHSIMIYYPSSAGGGMKELFRKIGNRSSEFHPEVRRVRREGSFIYEEFMPTGGTDVKVYTVGPEYAHAEARKSPVVDGVVMRNTDGKEVRYPVLLTPAEKQMARQLCIAFRQAVCGFDLLRSEGCSYVCDVNGWSFVKNSYKYYDDAACVLRKMCLDAKAPHLSLTLPPTFPWKINKPVKPNEGLTRHGSGQSEELRCVIAVIRHGDRTPKQKVKLKVTEEKLLNLMLKYNGGKPRAETKLKSAVQLQDLLDATRMLVPRTRPGRESDSDPEDLEHAEKLRQVKAVLEEGGHFSGIYRKVQLKPLKWDGEGEEERPVEALMILKYGGVLTHAGRKQAEELGRFFRYNMYPGEGTGLLRLHSTYRHDLKIYSSDEGRVQMSAAAFAKGLLDLEGQLTPILVSLVSKDSSMLDGLDTASTEMEAAKARLNEIVTCGKKMINEYGSSEEFPWMTDGAGVPPNAHELLHELVKLTKNVTEQVRILAMDEKENLTEPYDMYDQAKALGKTNIDSDRIASGLPCGNEGFLLMFARWIKLARDLYNERKDRFDITQIPDVYDSCKYDMLHNSHLGLKGLDELFRVAQLLADGVIPNEYGINPQQKLKIGSKVARRLMGKILIDLRNTREEAMNVAELKEQQVTLCATKKQQDKNSPPKLFINRDDLRRPGTGDKDEDDDDKETKYRLDPKYANVKTPERHVRTRLYFTSESHIHSLMNVLRYCNLDESLQGEESLICQNALERLCKTKELDYMSYIVLRLFENTEVSLEDPMRFRIELTFSRGADLSPLEEENNEDEAESLLREHTLPIMGPERLQEIGSCLTLETMEKMVRPFAMPPEDFPPASAPVGFSGYFSKSAAVLERLVKLFHSYKHSSSNGKS, encoded by the exons ATGTATGGCATTCCAGTTCCGAGGTATGCTTGTGTCAACAGAAAGGTACCAAATGAAGAAATAGATTATTTTGTCGAGGAAGAAGATTTTGTTGAGGTTAATGGTAAACGCTTCTGGAAGCCATTTGTGGAAAAGCCTGTCAATG GAGATGATCATAGTATCATGATATACTACCCTAGCTCTGCAGGTGGAGGCATGAAAGAATTGTTCCGCAAG ATTGGGAACAGATCAAGTGAGTTTCATCCTGAAGTCAGAAGAGTAAGGAGAGAGGGTTCCTTTATATATGAGGAGTTTATGCCCACTGGAGGAACTGATGTCAAG GTGTACACAGTGGGTCCTGAATACGCACATGCTGAAGCAAGAAAGTCGCCTGTTGTTGATGGTGTTGTTATGAGAAATACTGATGGCAAGGAA GTGAGATATCCAGTGTTGCTTACACCTGCAGAAAAGCAAATGGCTAGACAACTTTGCATTGCATTTAGGCAAGCG GTGTGTGGGTTTGATCTTCTACGATCTGAGGGATGTTCATATGTTTGTGATGTAAATGGATGGAGTTTTGTCAAGAACTCTTACAA GTATTACGACGATGCTGCTTGTGTGCTAAGAAAAATGTGTTTGGATGCAAAGGCTCCACATCTTTCATTGACTCTTCCTCCAACTTTTCCATGGAAGATCAATAAACCTGTAAAACCTAATGAAGGACTAACTCGCCATGGCAGTGGGCAGTCAGAAGAGCTACGTTGTGTTATTGCTGTTATTCGACA TGGCGATCGAACTCCAAAACAAAAGGTGAAACTAAAAGTTACAGAGGAGAAACTGTTAAACCTGATGCTGAAGTACAATGGTGGAAAGCCAAGAGCtgag ACAAAACTTAAAAGTGCCGTCCAGTTACAAGACTTATTAGATGCCACAAGAATGTTAGTTCCCCGTACAAG aCCAGGTCGTGAGAGTGATAGTGATCCAGAAGACCTTGAACATGCTGAGAAGCTTCGGCAAGTTAAAGCAGTTCTTGAAGAG GGTGGACATTTCTCTGGAATATACAGGAAGGTTCAACTGAAGCCGCTGAAGTGGGAtggtgaaggagaagaagaaagacccGTAGAGGCCCTTATGATTCTGAAATACGGTGGTGTTCTAACACACGCTGGCAGAAAACAG GCAGAAGAACTTGGTAGATTCTTCCGATACAATATGTATCCAGGTGAAGGGACTGGTTTGCTTCGTCTCCATAGTACATACCGTCATGACCTTAAAATCTACAGCTCTGACGAGGGACGTGTTCAG ATGTCTGCAGCTGCTTTTGCTAAAGGCCTACTTGACCTAGAAGGACAGCTAACACCAATCCTG GTTTCTTTGGTTAGCAAGGACTCTTCCATGTTGGATGGTCTTGATACTGCCAGCACTGAAATGGAAGCGGCTAAG GCTAGATTGAATGAGATTGTAACGTGTGGCAAAAAGATGATCAATGAGTACGGCTCCTCTGAAGAATTCCCTTGGATGACTGATGGAGCTGGAGTTCCTCCCAATGCTCATGAACTCCTCCATGAATTG GTGAAATTGACCAAGAATGTGACTGAACAAGTAAGAATACTTGCAATGGATGAGAAGGAGAACCTCACTGAGCCATATGATATGTATGATCAAGCAAAGGCTCTTGGAAAGACAAACATTGACAGTGATAGGATTGCTTCTGGATTACCATGCGGTAATGAAGGGTTCCTTCTTATGTTTGCTCGATGGATTAAACTCGCAAGGGATCTCTATAATGAAAGAAAAGA CCGTTTTGACATCACGCAGATTCCGGATGTTTATGACTCATGCAA GTACGACATGCTGCATAATTCCCATCTAGGTCTAAAAGGACTAGATGAACTTTTCAGAGTTGCACAG TTGCTTGCAGATGGTGTCATCCCAAATGAGTATGGAATCAACCCGCAACAGAAACTTAAAATCGGTTCAAAG gtcGCTAGGCGCTTAATGGGGAAAATCTTGATAGACTTGAGGAATACTCGAGAAGAAGCAATGAATGTTGCTGAACTGAAAGAACAACAAGTCACATTATGTGCCACCAAAAAGCAACAAGACAAGAACAGTCCACCAAAGCTTTTTATCAATAGAGATGATTTGAGACGACCTGGCACAGGCGATaaggatgaagatgatgatgataaagaaaCCAAATACCGATTAGATCCTAA GTATGCAAATGTCAAGACACCTGAACGTCATGTTAGGACTAGACTCTACTTCACATCT GAATCGCATATTCATTCGCTGATGAACGTACTTAGATACTGTAACCTGGACGAATCACTTCAAGGGGAGGAGAGTCTCATCTGCCAGAACGCACTGGAACGTCTTTGCAAAACAAAAGAACTCGATTACATGAGCTACATTGTCCTAAGGCTCTTTGAAAACACCGAG GTATCACTCGAAGATCCCATGAGATTCCGCATTGAACTTACATTCAGCCGTGGAGCTGATTTGTCTCCCTTAGAGGAGGAG aacaatgAGGACGAGGCAGAGTCATTGCTGAGGGAACACACGCTTCCAATAATGGGACCAGAGAGGCTTCAAGAAATTGGTTCATGTTTAACACTGGAGACTATGGAAAAAATGGTTCGACCTTTTGCTATGCCCCCTGAAGACTTCCCTCCTGCTTCGGCTCCGGTTGGTTTCTCCGGTTACTTCTCCAAAAGCGCTGCAGTGCTCGAGCGTCTAGTTAAACTCTTCCACAGCTACAAACACTCTTCTTCTAATGGAAAAAGCTGA